One stretch of Periplaneta americana isolate PAMFEO1 chromosome 1, P.americana_PAMFEO1_priV1, whole genome shotgun sequence DNA includes these proteins:
- the LOC138702720 gene encoding uncharacterized protein — protein sequence MEELLIAKVYEHPVLYDTTYSLYKDQNKRTEAWEQIGHDMRLPGGECRIMWGKLRNCFANARKRRATKTGHSTKKITKWKYEDQMSFLIPHMEFREDPNSLTSLNQSVYIKNECLEFPLIDMNGPPPGIVEPWVAESTGSIESEVEDDPEDHTSSPALLQDHDSSMNARTPKNKIFPARTTANNREHAEQPQQTLKDAGTEAIQQLDRCLHDATEMFYLSMAKTVKNLPIVDQAKIRMELCRMVSEAEIRQEESKSSKERL from the exons ATGGAGGAGCTGCTGATCGCCAAGGTGTACGAGCACCCCGTGCTGTACGACACCACGTACAGCCTGTACAAGGACCAGAACAAGAGGACCGAGGCCTGGGAGCAGATCGGCCACGACATGCGGTTACCTG GAGGTGAATGCAGAATCATGTGGGGAAAACTACGGAATTGCTTTGCGAATGCAAGGAAAAGACGAGCTACGAAGACAGGACATTCTACGAAGAAAATTACGAAGTGGAAGTACGAAGACCAGATGTCTTTCTTGATCCCACACATGGAGTTCAGAGA aGACCCAAACTCTCTGACGTCACTCAACCAAAGCGTATACATAAAGAACGAGTGCTTGGAGTTCCCTCTCATCGACATGAACGGCCCTCCACCCGGTATCGTTGAACCATGGGTCGCAGAATCGACAGGAAGTATAGAGTCCGAGGTGGAAGACGACCCTGAAGACCACACCTCCTCGCCAGCTCTTCTGCAAGACCACGACTCGTCGATGAACGCTAGAACGCCTAAAAATAAGATCTTCCCTGCCAGAACAACAGCCAACAACCGGGAACACGCCGAGCAACCTCAACAGACGCTGAAGGACGCCGGCACCGAAGCGATCCAGCAGCTGGACCGATGTCTGCACGACGCTACGGAGATGTTCTACCTGAGCATGGCGAAGACGGTCAAGAACCTGCCTATCGTGGACCAGGCCAAGATACGAATGGAGCTCTGCAGGATGGTGTCCGAGGCGGAGATCAGGCAAGAAGAGTCCAAGTCTTCCAAAGAGCGACTGTAA